The genomic window CGCCCGCCTGCCCGAGGAACGGCGGGTCCTTCGGTGAGCGCCGTGACGGTCTCCTGCGACTGGCTCGGCTGCCTGATCGGGCTCGCGCTCGGCTGCGGGATCCTCCTGCTGCTGTCCGGACTGCCGTTCCTGCGCCGACCTGGGCTGGCAGAGCGCCTCGGGCCGTACGTGCACGACGTGAGCGCGCCGAGCCGGTTGCTGCGCTCGGGCGGTGAGCGCGGCCGGGTCGGCGCGCCCGCACCGGCGCGGGCGGCCGTCGAGCGGCTCTGCAGTGCCCTCGACCGGCTGCTGGGCGGATCGACGTCGCTCGGTGCGCGGCTGGAGCGTGCCGGACTCGGCCTGGACGTGCCCGGGTTTCGAGCTCAGCAGGTGCTGTGCGGGGCCGGCGGTGCGGCAGCCGGCGCCGCGCTCAGCGCTGCGGCCTGGTCCCGGCACCCCCGCGCGTTGCTGCCGCTCGCGTTCCTCGTCGTCGCGGCGGCCGGCGCCGGTGTCATGGCCCGCGACTGGTACCTGACCCACCAGGTGCGGCGCCGGGAGCAGCGGATGCTCGAAGAGCTGCCGACGGTCGCCGAGATGCTCGCCCTCGCCGTCGGTGCCGGTGAGGGTCCCGTCGCCGCGCTCCACCGGGTCGCCGCCCTGACCGGCGGCGAGCTGGCCGGCGAGCTCCGCCGTGCGCTCTCGGACACCCACGCCGGCGCGTCCCTCGTCCTCGCGCTCCAGGGCGTGTCCCGGCGGACCGGCCTGCCCGCCCTCGCCAGGTTCGTCGACGGCGTGGTCATCGCGGTCGAGCGCGGGACGCCACTGGCCGACGTGCTGCGGGCGCAGGCACAGGACGTCCGGCAGAGCGGGCAGCGCGCCCTGATGGACACAGCCGGGCGCAAGGAGGTCGCGATGATGGTGCCGGTGGTCTTCGGCGTGCTGCCGGTCACGGTGCTGTTCGCGGTGTACCCAGGGTTCGCGTTCCTGCGCCTTGGTCTGTGACTGAAGAGAACGACCGACGAGAGGAACACGATGCACGCCCACGTCCTCACCGCCCTGCTCGCGACCCGGATCCGCGCCCGGCTCGCCGCCGGCGGGCCGTCCGATCGCGGCGACGTCCCCGGGTGGGTGCTCGTCACCGTCATGACCGCAGGCCTGGTGGCCGGCCTGTGGGCGGTCGCCGGTGACACGCTCAACGACCTCTTCCGCGACTCCATCCGCGGTGTCGCACCCTGAGCGCCGCGGCCACGGCGACCGCGGTTCTGCCGCGGTGGACTTCGCCCTGGTCGGCGCCCTGCTGTCCCTGCTCTTTGCGGCGCTGCTCCAGCTGGTGCTGGTCCTGCACGTGCGGAACACGGCGATCGACTGCGCCGCCGAGGGAGCCCGTCTCGGGGCCAGGGCAGACCGGGTTCCCGCGGACGGGCTCGCCCGCGCCCGTGAGCTGCTGGCCAGTGAGCTGCCAGGTCGCGTCGGTCCCCGACCGGACGACGCCGGCGTCGCGCTCGTGCAGGTCTCCGGCGTCCAGGCGGTCGAGGTGACCCTCACCGTGCCGTTGCCAGTGCTCGGCGTGCTCGGCTACGCAGGGTCCACCACCGTCCGGGGCCACGCCTTCGTCGAGGCGCAGCCCTTCGGAGGGACGGGGTGAGCACGCGAGCACGCGGTGTCCGCCGGCGCGCAGCCCTGGCGCGGGGGCCGGCCGACGCGGGAAACGCGCTGGTCGAGTTCTGCGTCCTCGGCGTGCTCCTGCTCGTCCCCGTCGTCTACCTGGTGCTGGTCCTGGGCCGGGTCGAAGCCGCGGCGTTCGCCGCGCAGCGCGCCGCCCGCGAGGGCGGCCGGGCATTCGTGACCGCGTCCGACGTGGACCAGGCGCGAGCGCGAGCGGACGCCGCCGCCGCCCTCGCGCTCGCCGACCAGGGGGTCCTGGGGCGGGGCCGCATCACCATCGACTGCGAGCACGCCGACTGCCTGTCGCCCGATGGTCGGGTGACCGTCTCCACCGAGGTGGACGTCGCGCTGCCCGGGGTGCCGAGGCTGCTCGACCGGGCATTCCCCACGCGCGTGCAGGTCACCGCCCAACAGGTCAGCGTCGTCGACCGGTTCCGCAGCAAGCAGGCTGGCCCGGACGCTGGACGGGTGGGCTCCCGATGAGGCGGAGTCGGCGAGCAGCCCACCCGCTCGCCCGGCGCCTGCCTCCAGCGGGCGACGACAGCGGGCAGCTCAGCCTGCTGATCCTCGGCTACCTTGTGGTGGCGCTCGCCCTGGTCGTCGTCGTGGTCGACGCGACCGCCGTCCACCTCGCCCGGACCCAGCTGCTCGACGCCGCCGACGCGGCCGCGCTCGACGCCGCCGACGCCGTCGACGAAGGCGGCGTCTACGGCGGTTCGGGCGTGGGTGGGGGAGAGGGCGGGGACCAGATCAGGCTGACCGACGCCGCGGTGCGGCGGCAGGTGCGCGACTACCTCGCCGG from Angustibacter luteus includes these protein-coding regions:
- a CDS encoding pilus assembly protein, whose protein sequence is MSTRARGVRRRAALARGPADAGNALVEFCVLGVLLLVPVVYLVLVLGRVEAAAFAAQRAAREGGRAFVTASDVDQARARADAAAALALADQGVLGRGRITIDCEHADCLSPDGRVTVSTEVDVALPGVPRLLDRAFPTRVQVTAQQVSVVDRFRSKQAGPDAGRVGSR
- a CDS encoding pilus assembly protein TadG-related protein — translated: MRRSRRAAHPLARRLPPAGDDSGQLSLLILGYLVVALALVVVVVDATAVHLARTQLLDAADAAALDAADAVDEGGVYGGSGVGGGEGGDQIRLTDAAVRRQVRDYLAGYPPPRRLTELTVARGTGATDGASATVVLTGDVRLPIGGWVVAGLSDGISVTVRSTATARLQP
- a CDS encoding type II secretion system F family protein, translated to MSAVTVSCDWLGCLIGLALGCGILLLLSGLPFLRRPGLAERLGPYVHDVSAPSRLLRSGGERGRVGAPAPARAAVERLCSALDRLLGGSTSLGARLERAGLGLDVPGFRAQQVLCGAGGAAAGAALSAAAWSRHPRALLPLAFLVVAAAGAGVMARDWYLTHQVRRREQRMLEELPTVAEMLALAVGAGEGPVAALHRVAALTGGELAGELRRALSDTHAGASLVLALQGVSRRTGLPALARFVDGVVIAVERGTPLADVLRAQAQDVRQSGQRALMDTAGRKEVAMMVPVVFGVLPVTVLFAVYPGFAFLRLGL
- a CDS encoding TadE/TadG family type IV pilus assembly protein, with product MSHPERRGHGDRGSAAVDFALVGALLSLLFAALLQLVLVLHVRNTAIDCAAEGARLGARADRVPADGLARARELLASELPGRVGPRPDDAGVALVQVSGVQAVEVTLTVPLPVLGVLGYAGSTTVRGHAFVEAQPFGGTG